One genomic window of Channa argus isolate prfri chromosome 5, Channa argus male v1.0, whole genome shotgun sequence includes the following:
- the LOC137127318 gene encoding proto-oncogene tyrosine-protein kinase Src-like isoform X2 yields the protein MGAGKSKPKEPGQRSMSLDGTIGTGSDSGHFHHLGPTQQTQTPNRSPAVGTGRRGHQGQHQLAPTNTPELALFGGVDHTGTVTSPQRGPLSGGVTTFVALYDYESRTVSDLTFRKGDRLQIVNNTEGDWWLARSLTTGESGYIPSNYVAPSDSIQAEEWYFGKITRRDSERLLLNLQNRRGTFLVRESETTKGAYCLSVLDYDNTKGLNVKHYKIRKLDSGGFYITSRTQFTSLQQLVFHYRKHSDGLCHALTDVCPVAKPQTQGLARDAWEIPRESLRLDLKLGQGCFGEVWMGTWNGTTRVAIKTLKPGTMSPEAFLQEAQVMKKLRHEKLVQLYAVVSEEPIYIVTEYMSQGSLLDFLKGEAGKMLRLPQLVDMAAQIAAGMAYVERMNYVHRDLRAANILVGDSLVCKVADFGLARLIEDNEYTARQGAKFPIKWTAPEAALYGRFTIKSDVWSFGVLLTELATKGRVPYPGMVNREVLDQVERGYRMPCPAECPSSLHELMLSCWRKDPEERPTFEYLQGFLEDYFTSTEPQYQPGENL from the exons ATGGGGGCGGGCAAGAGCAAGCCCAAGGAACCAGGCCAGCGCTCCATGAGCCTGGACGGCACCATCGGCACAGGCTCAGACAGCGGGCACTTCCACCATTTGGGCCCCACCCAGCAGACTCAAACACCCAACAGGAGCCCTGCTGTCGGGACAGGCAGGAGGGGGCATCAAGGACAGCACCAGCTTGCCCCAACAAACACACCTGAGCTGGCCCTCTTTGGCGGGGTGGACCACACAGGCACTGTCACTTCACCCCAGAGAGGACCTCTGTCAG GAGGTGTCACTACATTTGTGGCGCTGTATGACTATGAGTCAAGGACAGTATCTGATCTGACCTTTAGGAAAGGGGACAGGCTGCAGATTGTCAACAACAC AGAAGGGGACTGGTGGCTTGCTCGCTCACTGACGACAGGGGAGAGCGGTTATATTCCCAGCAACTATGTGGCTCCATCCGACTCCATCCAAGCAGAAGA GTGGTATTTTGGGAAGATCACTCGGCGTGACTCAGAGAGGCTCCTTTTGAACCTACAGAACAGACGAGGAACCTTCTTGGTGAGGGAGAGCGAGACCACCAAAG GGGCATATTGCCTTTCAGTGCTGGATTATGATAACACCAAAGGtctaaatgttaaacattacaAGATCAGGAAGCTGGATAGTGGAGGTTTCTACATCACCTCCCGCACCCAGTTCACCAGCCTACAGCAGCTAGTCTTCCACTACCGCA AGCACTCTGATGGGCTGTGCCATGCTCTGACAGACGTGTGTCCTGTGGCCAAACCTCAGACCCAGGGACTGGCCAGAGATGCTTGGGAGATCCCCCGAGAGTCCCTGCGTCTCGACCTGAAACTAGGACAGGGCTGCTTTGGAGAAGTCTGGATGG GTACGTGGAACGGTACGACACGTGTAGCCATCAAGACCCTGAAGCCTGGCACCATGTCTCCCGAGGCGTTTCTTCAAGAAGCACAGGTCATGAAGAAGCTGAGGCATGAAAAACTGGTTCAGCTGTATGCAGTGGTGTCTGAGGAACCCATCTACATTGTGACTGAGTATATGAGCCAAG GTAGCTTATTGGACTTCCTGAAAGGGGAAGCAGGAAAGATGCTTCGCCTGCCTCAGCTGGTGGACATGGCTGCTCAA ATTGCAGCAGGCATGGCCTACGTGGAGAGGATGAACTACGTTCACAGAGACCTGCGTGCCGCCAACATCCTGGTGGGAGACAGCCTGGTGTGTAAAGTGGCTGACTTTGGTCTTGCAAGACTGATTGAGGACAATGAGTACACTGCAAGACAGG GAGCTAAGTTCCCAATCAAATGGACAGCACCAGAGGCAGCTCTGTATGGCCGTTTCACCATCAAGTCAGATGTTTGGTCCTTTGGTGTGCTACTCACAGAGCTTGCAACTAAAGGCAGAGTCCCCTATCCAG GTATGGTTAACCGCGAAGTGCTCGACCAGGTGGAGCGCGGCTACAGGATGCCCTGCCCAGCTGAGTGCCCCAGCTCCTTGCATGAGCTCATGCTTTCCTGCTGGAGGAAGGATCCAGAAGAGAGGCCTACATTTGAATACCTGCAGGGCTTTCTAGAGGACTACTTCACCTCCACAGAACCCCAGTATCAGCCTGGGGAGAACCTATAG
- the LOC137127318 gene encoding proto-oncogene tyrosine-protein kinase Src-like isoform X1: protein MGAGKSKPKEPGQRSMSLDGTIGTGSDSGHFHHLGPTQQTQTPNRSPAVGTGRRGHQGQHQLAPTNTPELALFGGVDHTGTVTSPQRGPLSGGVTTFVALYDYESRTVSDLTFRKGDRLQIVNNTKKYSFREGDWWLARSLTTGESGYIPSNYVAPSDSIQAEEWYFGKITRRDSERLLLNLQNRRGTFLVRESETTKGAYCLSVLDYDNTKGLNVKHYKIRKLDSGGFYITSRTQFTSLQQLVFHYRKHSDGLCHALTDVCPVAKPQTQGLARDAWEIPRESLRLDLKLGQGCFGEVWMGTWNGTTRVAIKTLKPGTMSPEAFLQEAQVMKKLRHEKLVQLYAVVSEEPIYIVTEYMSQGSLLDFLKGEAGKMLRLPQLVDMAAQIAAGMAYVERMNYVHRDLRAANILVGDSLVCKVADFGLARLIEDNEYTARQGAKFPIKWTAPEAALYGRFTIKSDVWSFGVLLTELATKGRVPYPGMVNREVLDQVERGYRMPCPAECPSSLHELMLSCWRKDPEERPTFEYLQGFLEDYFTSTEPQYQPGENL from the exons ATGGGGGCGGGCAAGAGCAAGCCCAAGGAACCAGGCCAGCGCTCCATGAGCCTGGACGGCACCATCGGCACAGGCTCAGACAGCGGGCACTTCCACCATTTGGGCCCCACCCAGCAGACTCAAACACCCAACAGGAGCCCTGCTGTCGGGACAGGCAGGAGGGGGCATCAAGGACAGCACCAGCTTGCCCCAACAAACACACCTGAGCTGGCCCTCTTTGGCGGGGTGGACCACACAGGCACTGTCACTTCACCCCAGAGAGGACCTCTGTCAG GAGGTGTCACTACATTTGTGGCGCTGTATGACTATGAGTCAAGGACAGTATCTGATCTGACCTTTAGGAAAGGGGACAGGCTGCAGATTGTCAACAACAC GAAAAAGTACAGCTTCAG AGAAGGGGACTGGTGGCTTGCTCGCTCACTGACGACAGGGGAGAGCGGTTATATTCCCAGCAACTATGTGGCTCCATCCGACTCCATCCAAGCAGAAGA GTGGTATTTTGGGAAGATCACTCGGCGTGACTCAGAGAGGCTCCTTTTGAACCTACAGAACAGACGAGGAACCTTCTTGGTGAGGGAGAGCGAGACCACCAAAG GGGCATATTGCCTTTCAGTGCTGGATTATGATAACACCAAAGGtctaaatgttaaacattacaAGATCAGGAAGCTGGATAGTGGAGGTTTCTACATCACCTCCCGCACCCAGTTCACCAGCCTACAGCAGCTAGTCTTCCACTACCGCA AGCACTCTGATGGGCTGTGCCATGCTCTGACAGACGTGTGTCCTGTGGCCAAACCTCAGACCCAGGGACTGGCCAGAGATGCTTGGGAGATCCCCCGAGAGTCCCTGCGTCTCGACCTGAAACTAGGACAGGGCTGCTTTGGAGAAGTCTGGATGG GTACGTGGAACGGTACGACACGTGTAGCCATCAAGACCCTGAAGCCTGGCACCATGTCTCCCGAGGCGTTTCTTCAAGAAGCACAGGTCATGAAGAAGCTGAGGCATGAAAAACTGGTTCAGCTGTATGCAGTGGTGTCTGAGGAACCCATCTACATTGTGACTGAGTATATGAGCCAAG GTAGCTTATTGGACTTCCTGAAAGGGGAAGCAGGAAAGATGCTTCGCCTGCCTCAGCTGGTGGACATGGCTGCTCAA ATTGCAGCAGGCATGGCCTACGTGGAGAGGATGAACTACGTTCACAGAGACCTGCGTGCCGCCAACATCCTGGTGGGAGACAGCCTGGTGTGTAAAGTGGCTGACTTTGGTCTTGCAAGACTGATTGAGGACAATGAGTACACTGCAAGACAGG GAGCTAAGTTCCCAATCAAATGGACAGCACCAGAGGCAGCTCTGTATGGCCGTTTCACCATCAAGTCAGATGTTTGGTCCTTTGGTGTGCTACTCACAGAGCTTGCAACTAAAGGCAGAGTCCCCTATCCAG GTATGGTTAACCGCGAAGTGCTCGACCAGGTGGAGCGCGGCTACAGGATGCCCTGCCCAGCTGAGTGCCCCAGCTCCTTGCATGAGCTCATGCTTTCCTGCTGGAGGAAGGATCCAGAAGAGAGGCCTACATTTGAATACCTGCAGGGCTTTCTAGAGGACTACTTCACCTCCACAGAACCCCAGTATCAGCCTGGGGAGAACCTATAG